TATGAGTCTAACTGATAGTCAAAGACCTCACTGCCCAAGTTGATCTGCCTCGTTCTGGCGATATTATCCGCTCCATTTTTTTCCAGCTGCCGTTGATAATTTGAATAACTTAACTTTTCACCTGAAACTCCATATAAGAAGCCCTCTGAACCGTTCAGGACAGTATTATCCTGTCGGTAGGTTATATTGGGGACATTCTGGTCGGTAAATATCTTTGATGTGTTTCTTTTACCGCTTTTGCCCGAACCCAGTAGGCAAGCTTTGGCAAACTTGCGGAAACCAAAGATGCTACGAGATTCACCATCGGTTGCACTTGTAGAGAAAAAGGAAGAGAGGGAGGACACCCTTGAACGCGCAACATTCAAATTGTTGTTTTCTGGGTTTTTAATCGCATCAAAAAATCTATTAGCGGTAATCGTTTCATCTCTCCGTATGCTCATGGTAATCTGAAGCTTATTTTATAAAATGGCTGATAACAAATATCTTATCCAGTCCTTTGGAATATATGTTGAAGCAATTTCTTCTAATTTCCGTTATATTGAATCTTGGAAGTCTGAACTGTTGCTGGTTCTTTAATTATTAATTGATTAAGTTTTTATTCTATAACAAATCGAATTATTTTTTGTGTTCTCCTGTGGCAACGCGAATTACAGCCAAGTGTCAGAAAACAAAATACTGTCGCCGAGATAATCAACACATAAAGCCTAAACTTTAACATCGCACATATCTCCCCTACGGGAAGACTCCAATTTCATGAGTTCACGCAACGCCATGGTGGCATATGCGGAAACACCgagctgaaatttcaagataACAGCATTTTTGCTGCCACCTTTCTCTGGAACAAATCTATCCAATTTATCTTTCATAAACTTCTGACcgttttcttttcctttctgGTTATTGAGAATCTCCAAATCTGTGTTGAGAAGCTGCTGGGTATCCTCAGAATACTTGACAATTTTATACTCCAAATCCGTCGGTTTTTGAACTAAATGTCTATAGGAACCTGCAAGAGAGAAATCTCGAACTTTCCTTTTCATATCAAACGGattcatctcatctcggGCCATGACTTCAACATAATAGTCAGATAGCGCTTTATTGGCGGGGTATACAACATCAAAACCAGGTGTCGGCAGAACTACATCTGCTATGCTGAAATTTCCTGATTTAACATCCTCTTCAGTCAATGGTCTTGCGCGGACAAATTTAGCATCACGTAAATCCTCGTCAAAATCGTCATCCTGATTATTCAAGCTTGGTAGCTCTTCAGTGATGACCAGGTCTCCCTCTGTGACTTGTAAACCGTAGAGCTCGATTCTCTTGCTTGCCACAGTGTTCCACACATAACTTTGATAGGCATGCACATACATCGTTCTCAAATTTCTTGGTATTTTCATGACAGCTGTATAATAAGCATTAGAAGAGAATCCATCCtctgatttcttctgcatAGTGAGAGAGTGAAGTATTGCGTTCTCAGCGATACATTGCCTTGGCATTTTTTTAAGCGCCTGTGTCGGATCTTTCGTTTCAGCCCATATCTGTCGTGCCTCCCTCGATTTCGGCAGAACGTTGTCCTGATCAGATAGAATTAACTCAACGGCAGTTTCCCAATGGCCCGATAGTAATTCTTTCCCAATAGTATGCGTAGAAATACTGAAGGTACCGAACCTTTGCATGCCAAAATAATTTACAAATCCTTTTTCGGTCAAAGATTCGCAACCTCTTTCGACTATTTGTTCGAGTGTGTCCTGAGACTCTCCAGTCAATTTGGCGTCTCTTATAACAATGACAAACTCGTTTCCTTTTAGGTCCCCGAGGTTTAGGCTTGTATCCTCGAATTTAAAGCCACCCAATACCATGCCCTTGAGTGTTTTGTTCAAAGCATTCAATCTATCTACGCCAATATGGGATATCGAGAGCCTTTGACAAGTCACGCCTCTGCGATCTTTAGTGCCGGCAAACCTCACCACCCGCGACGGAACTCGCAAGAACTTAGTCAATAGATTGACAGCATCCATGGTGTCTTTGTTTTCCTTGTACAGCGTgaaatgaagaaaattCTTAGTTGGGCCGTAGCCCCAATTTTCCACACCATTAGCATCTTTGCTTCGCTCAACCAAGGTCTGTCTGTTTACTCTTGAGTGTCTGCCGCTTCTGGCAATTTTGAAGGTGTTCTCTTCCGTGGTCACAGATTCCAGTTCATTATCAAACGCCTCACGAAGTAGCTGGTGAATGCTAGTTCTAGTATTTTTCTCATCAAACGATCTAGACGTTTCCATCTTTTGAGCTGTACGATAAACTTcctcaatcttcttcacGTCTTCTTCACCCAACAGATCAACTAACTGCTGCCTCAATTCAGGGTCAACGGTAAAATCCAGCCGTCTTTTCGATTCAATTTCCTGCTGAACTTTGTTTTCCTCCGCCGATGCACGCTCCTTCTTAGGCATTTTGAAACCCTTATCTTTTAGATGAATTACTTCACCCTGCTCGTTTATCTCATGTACCAGAAAGTCAGTATATCTTTGTTTAATTTGGCCACTGAACCCAGGTATTTCATCGCTCAGAAACCTTACAATGCCAACATCCCGCTCGCGCAAGCCGTCACCAGTTAATTTTTTGCGTGAATCTTCATTTCTGGCCCTTTTTGCTTCGGAGAAGTTCTCAGATTCCTCCTCCAGCGATCGCTTAGCATCAACAGCAGTTTTCGACATCTATAAAGGCCAATTGATTCTGCTCAACCTGATATCTTGAAGTGATGAGTTCGATATTCAACCGTAAATCAGTGAAAAATTCTGCCAGCTTaagcttgaagatatcGGTCATTACGAACGAAGCTCATCGATATTGAATATCAAATCCCATAATGACAAGCTCAAGTAGAACCCAGATTCATCGATTGCATCAGCTCCGAGGTCGTTATGGGCACTCACGATGAACCGAGCTATCTTGATGAAGCAGATGAGGTGTATGTTAGAGCAAGATGGCGTAACCAATTCTCGAATATGGCGAATCTACCGTCACATTTGCAAGCAAAAATAGACAACCGTAAAGGTGTGCTAGAAAGGTATGACCAAGGGACTCGGGAAAATGGGCACAGTCTTGATAGTCAAGCGGTTGTGAAGCTCGATAAGGATCTTGCTGGAGCTGGCAACAGGCTCATAAGACAAGTCTACAGCGGAGACCGCGTCGAACATTCGCTATTGGGCAGACAAGAACGATTAATATCGCAGAGGCCTTCCTGGCATGCGCCTTGGGCGCTTGCCAGGGTAATTAACGGACATGTTGGGTGGGTCAGATGCATTGAGGTGGAACCAGTGGACAACGAATGGTTCGCTACTGGTAGTGACGATACGACTGTGAAGGTTTGGGACTTGGCGTCTGGCAGACTGAAACTGACGCTTTCTGGCCACGTAATGGCGGTGAGAGATTTAGCCATCTCGGAGCGACATCCATACCTATTTTCGGCAAGCGAGGACAAGACGGTCAAATGTTGGGACTTGGAGAAAAATATGGCGATTAGAAACTACCATGGCCATCTTTCCGGTGTCCACACGGTTGCTGTGCATCCCACTTTAGATCTAGTCGTATCGGCGGGCCGAGACAGTGTGATCAAACTGTGGGATATCCGAACAAGGCTGCCCGTTATGAATCTGGTTGGCCATAAGGGCCCCATCAACAAGATTCGCTGTCTGCCGGTCGACCCACAGGTAGTGAGCTGCTCCACGGACGCCACCATTCGAGCATGGGATATTGCGGCCGCCAAGTGCGTCAAAATCCTAACTCACCACAAGCGATCCGTTAGAGACCTGGCGCTCCATCCGTCTGAATTCTCGATGGTCTCCGCCTGCACTGACGATATAAGGTCCTGGAAACTACCTGAAGGCCTTTTACTCACTAATTTCGAGTCTGCAAACACTGGCATTATCAACGCGCTAAGCGTCAACCACGATGATGTGCTATTCGCTGGCGGCGACGACGGCACCTTGTCGTTTTACGACTATAAATCAGGTCACAAGTATCAATCAGTAAGGACCAAACAGGTTCCAGGATCTTCGGAGAGTGAGCGCGGAATTTTGTGCAGTAGCTTTGACCGAACCGGTCTGCGATTAATCACAGGCGAGACGGACAGAAGCATAAAGATCTGGAAGCAGAACCCTGATGCTACTCCAGAGACACACCCAGGCATCCCATGGAACCCATTACTGGCCTCCCAGAGGTTTTAAAGCTGCTAGCAGCTCATTAAATGGGTCTTCTTTCAGCCTAAAAAACAATATCACCATAGACGAAAGATTTATTGATAATCAATGAACGAATTCCACTATACTAGGTCAAGTTCAATTCAAGAAGCACCGCACAAGCCACTCAAGTGACTGCTGACTGGTTCGGAATGAGTCCAGATGAGGAAAAACAACCCGGCTTACCCCGAAGGATCGACAGTGTAGAGGAAATCATAATAAAATGCGAATGCTATGTGAAGAAAGATGGCGAAGAGCGGTTGGCAGAGATATTATCAATCAATTCGAGGCGATCCCCGCCCAAATTCTACGTTCATTACGTCAATTTTAATAAGCGACTGGATGAGTGGATAACGGCAGACCGTATCGATTTGGAGAAGGATGTCATATTTCCCAGGCCAAAAACTCTAGACGATGATCTCAAtaagcagaagaaaaagaagaagaagacacCCGTTCCTTCTCAGGAGCGCAATGCTTCAAGCTCTGAGACCCCTGAATCGACTGATGTGATGGACTTGGAGGATTTGAACGTTCAAGGGATACAGGATGAGGAGCTATCTCGTGAAGACGAGATTAAGAAATTAAGGACATCGGGTTCAATGACACAAAACTCTCACGAAATCGCAAGAGTCAGGAATATCAATCGCATTATTATGGGGAAATTTCAAATTGAACCATGGTACTTTTCGCCCTATCCGATCGAGTTGACCGACGAAGATGTCGTTTACATAGACGATTTCACCTTGCAATATTTTGGATCCAAGAAACAATACGAACGCTATAGACAAAAATGTACTCTTCGGCACCCTCCAGGGAATGAAATCTACAGGGACGATTACGTGTCATTTTTCGAGATTGATGGAAGAAAACAACGGACATGGTGCAGGAATCTGTGCTTATTGTCTAAGCTCTTCCTAGATCACAAGACTCTGTATTATGATGTGGATCCATTCCTGTTCTATTGCATGACCCGGCGGGATGAGCTGGGCCATCATTTGGTCGGATATTTTTCCAAGGAAAAAGAGTCTGCCGACGGATATAATGTGGCTTGTATTTTAACGTTACCTCAATATCAAAGGATGGGCTACGGTAGACTTTTAATCGAGTTTTCATATGAACTTTCCAAATTGGAGGGCAAAGTGGGATCGCCGGAGAAACCGCTATCTGATTTGGGCTTATTATCGTATAGAGCGTATTGGGCTGATACTCTGATAACCATTCTAGTGGATCATGGTCGGGAAATTACAATTGACGAAATAAGCTCAATGACCTCGATGACGACAACTGATATTCTACACACTGCCAAGACACTGAATATTTTGAGATATTACAAAGGTCAGCATATCATCTTTTTAAATGACGACATAATGAAGCGATACAACCAACTACTATCGAAACCAAGGAGAAAAATCAATGCCTCTAAACTAATATGGAAGCCACCCGTTTTTACAGCTTCACAGCTACGGTTCGCTTGGTAGTGCTATGTTTTATGATCTATAATAAACTGACGATTCTCCTTATTTAGTCAAATGGTATTGGCTTGTCATGTCTCTTCTCCATGCGAGTGGCGGCAATGGCACTGGGCACCTTAATCCCACAGCAATCACCCCATGTGTTTTGCTCGTACTCGTGCCCGCAACAGCCCGCATCATCACCATGATTGTGATATCTGGCCGGTGACACTCCTTCAGGACATGGCAGGAACTCGCAAAAGTAAAAATGCTGCATGATGGGTCGCTTAGACAGAACCTCTGCATCGTACATTTTAATCATACCTTCGGCCACTTTAGACCACGTCTTTACACCACTTATATCGTCAAGCATCGGCGAGTGCCATCGCAAGGAAGCGGTAGTCTTGACAGAATTGATGAACGAGATACACCCAAAATATAAGTATTTGCTCTCAAACATTTCAACAACTTCCTTGTTGTGAATAGATTTGGGTCTCAAATGTCGATGGGTAGACAGCTGGAATGCTCCAAATAAAAAGGGCAGAAAGTGGTAGTCATCAAGGCCCCAAACCCCATGAGAACCTGCAGGCTCTAACCAATATATTGTTTCCACCATTCTCATGATATCTAAGTACTTCACAAAGGCTACCAGTACCAGATTGGCAGCATCCGTATCGAGATTGAAGGCCCCATATTTATGTAGACCATATAGGACACAGAGGAAATTCAACTCATGACCGGATCCGTAATCAATCCTGGTCCTATCGCCCCAGCACTCAGTGAGATACACCGAAAGCTGTGAGACTTGCTCTTCGTTGAGAAACGTAAAGCGATTTTTGATGAGACCCTTGCAGTGCTGAGCAACATCGTCATAGAAATCACGGAACTCCACTTTACCGAACCTCGACTTGGTCGAACGTTCCTTGACTGGGTGCTTTGAGACAAGCTCACCTATATCCTGTAGTAGCAATTCTAAGGAACTCACGTTGGTCGTTACCGGCTTGTTGTATTGCGAGTTGTCGAGGCCTTTAACAGCCTCAGCTATTCCGGTTATGAATCCAAGTAGTTCTTTCTTGGTATGGGATGCCCCCCATAGTTGCATATCATCGTTTGTCAACAACCTTTTCTCTGGAATACCTTCCTTCATTCTAGACACAGCTGGGTGGTTGGACAAGTGGTAAGTCTTGAAGACTCTTAAGGCGAACAACAATATTCTGTTGTAAAGGTATAAAAGCAGTCAATCTCTGGCTTGAGTCGATTGCAGTAGTTAGTCAAGAGATTGATTATGAAGTGCACAGTTTAAGTTCAAGTTTCCAATTTTTTGCATCTTCTCCATTAGAGGTGGGAGGTACTTTATAGCTCACTTTGACGCTAGGTTGAGCAGTAAAGCTGATCAAAATTCTACCTATTGTCCATTTTTCTCAAGTACAAACTTTTTTATTCTACGGTTTTATTTCTACCATAGGCAATTGCTCATCCAGCGATTTCCATCTCGACATCGCCATAACCATATTTCTGCCTGTTGTCGTAGTACAGTCTtttcaattcttcgatGTACAGACGATGATAATGGTCCAGTTGCTCCGGGGAGGGATTCGGTATTTTCTCCTTCACGTAAATAGGGTTGCCAGTGACGACAGTGATAGGCTTCCTGAAAGGCAGGACCCCGAAATCGTAGTTGAATAGTCCTCGTGCGTAAAACAGCGGAATGGTAAAGCCATAGTTCTTTTTTATCCACAGCTGCAACTTTCTTGAGTATGAGTCTTCGCCTGTATGGAAGATATTGTAGCAATCGGTTTCGCCAAACCCGAAGGTTGGTACCAAACAGACGTTGCCTGTTTCTAGAGCCAACCTGATgaagccttttcttctctttaGAACCAGGTGCACAGACCCAATCGAGCTCATGAGTGACTCTCTTGCTCCTCCTACAACGATGCAGATCGAGTGGTTCTGCTCGAGAACCTTTAGGGAGTTTTTCCTTGAAACTGCACTAATTCCAAGCGCCATCAGGTACTCTCTGTATAGAGGGATGTGGAACTGCGTGACGAGTGTCATCAGAGAGACGTCGATACCAGGAAACTTTTCGGACCAACCGCAGGCCTCAGTGCCAAACGCACCAAAGGCACCCAGTGCCCCTATACCGTGTGGATGGTACCCAAAGATGTACCGTGGTCCGGTGGCTTCCATATTGTCgcatcttttgaagagtcTCCAGGACTTGACGTTGAAAATAGACCTCTTGGACCTCTTATCATCCAGCGACGGCTTCTTCCTGGTGTACGTCGGCTGCAAGGGAGTGCCCTTCACAAGCCCAATGGGAAAGTACTCGCAATACAAGTTCCACACAGGCAAAGACCTGAACCAGTGCGATCTTCTGCGAATCACTCCACCATTCCCGGGCGTTCTGTCCAGCAGGAAGTAAATTGTGTAGGGAATGGAGATAAGCCATAGAAACGGGTTCGAAAATGCATAAATCGACAGCACGGCCAGAAACACAAACGAAGAAACGTGCCACGCTACCACTGCAGTTTGAAATCTCCGTCTCATCGGAGTTTGTATCGAGCAACATGCGTCCAGTCGAGGCAACCCATAGCCCGGCACAATCGACTCCTCCGTCAATTGCGCCTGTTCTGAGCCCCTACTCTTGTCCGAACGGTGTGCCATACTCGACAGCTCCTCACGCAGAGCTTTGAGGAGACCAGGCTTACCTTTGCCCCTctcgtcatcttctggaacCGACGTATCCGGTGTTGTGCTTCCACTCACAGGCTTAGCCAACTCCACCTGATCGATTCTGAATCTCTGACGGAGCTCCTGCTCCGAATCACACTGTACCATAACTTGAGCAACCTTCAACCTCTGCTACTGAACCCTACGAACCAGTTCTCGAACCACAAACCTGCCGACAACGCGTATATAGCCAAATCCACGCTCAACCTGCCTACCCAAGTAGTCCGCCGCAACCACTAGCTGAACAAGGATAACAACCTCGATGAAATGTGTCCAGCTTCCGCAACCAGGGGATGCTGTACCAATTCGTTAGTAGCTTGCCTCTTTTCTTACGAGCCCGTGCTATCACCATACCACTTTACAGCATATCAGCCAGACCGATCGAGCCGGACACGGTGCCTCAATAACAGTTTTCAGAACCCATTGAGCACCTCAGCAGCTCGCCGACGAGCTTCTCCGGCTGCTCCCACCGCCGTTGGTCCCAATTGGTGCTTGCTTGGACGATTTCGGACATTCCCTCCCTTGCGGCCCGACAACTCGGTGATAGCGCAAGAATGCAGCCTTATGCAGGAGGTAAACCATCGCGGAGCCGGAGCCACTAGCGGTACCACATTAGGACAGTTGTTCCTATTCTTGCTTGCTTTGCCAGTCGTGACCAATGCGACGACGCCCGGCAGAAGCATCTTGTTCGTCCAGTCTGCGTCTCCCATGCTCCCAGCCAGTCAGTTGGCTCGTAGGGGACAGCACCGATTGCTCAGCGTAGAGTCTGCAGTGACAGTCTTCCAGAAGTGGTTGCTGGAAGCGAAGCAGCGACCAAAGGCGGATTCGCGACGTAAGACAGCGATTCCACAGTGGCAGCGAGTGGGGGACCAGAATGCCGCCAGAAGCAGTCGCTAGGAGCTCATTCAGCGAAGATCGTCTCGTATGTTTGTAGTGTTGATTTACGTTGCGACGCGTTAAGCTACTAGTTGACGCGAAGTGGCAAGAATACGCTATATGACCACACTCTGAAGGCATTGCAAAGGCAGAAGAGAACCGATTGAGAGCTGCTCTGGGCTATTTAATGGACAGCGGTACGCAGCCGACGCAGCAGTCGACACAGGCGACTC
Above is a genomic segment from Torulaspora globosa chromosome 1, complete sequence containing:
- the RRD2 gene encoding peptidylprolyl isomerase RRD2 (ancestral locus Anc_8.674), which translates into the protein MKEGIPEKRLLTNDDMQLWGASHTKKELLGFITGIAEAVKGLDNSQYNKPVTTNVSSLELLLQDIGELVSKHPVKERSTKSRFGKVEFRDFYDDVAQHCKGLIKNRFTFLNEEQVSQLSVYLTECWGDRTRIDYGSGHELNFLCVLYGLHKYGAFNLDTDAANLVLVAFVKYLDIMRMVETIYWLEPAGSHGVWGLDDYHFLPFLFGAFQLSTHRHLRPKSIHNKEVVEMFESKYLYFGCISFINSVKTTASLRWHSPMLDDISGVKTWSKVAEGMIKMYDAEVLSKRPIMQHFYFCEFLPCPEGVSPARYHNHGDDAGCCGHEYEQNTWGDCCGIKVPSAIAATRMEKRHDKPIPFD
- the PUS7 gene encoding pseudouridine synthase PUS7 (ancestral locus Anc_8.671); the protein is MSKTAVDAKRSLEEESENFSEAKRARNEDSRKKLTGDGLRERDVGIVRFLSDEIPGFSGQIKQRYTDFLVHEINEQGEVIHLKDKGFKMPKKERASAEENKVQQEIESKRRLDFTVDPELRQQLVDLLGEEDVKKIEEVYRTAQKMETSRSFDEKNTRTSIHQLLREAFDNELESVTTEENTFKIARSGRHSRVNRQTLVERSKDANGVENWGYGPTKNFLHFTLYKENKDTMDAVNLLTKFLRVPSRVVRFAGTKDRRGVTCQRLSISHIGVDRLNALNKTLKGMVLGGFKFEDTSLNLGDLKGNEFVIVIRDAKLTGESQDTLEQIVERGCESLTEKGFVNYFGMQRFGTFSISTHTIGKELLSGHWETAVELILSDQDNVLPKSREARQIWAETKDPTQALKKMPRQCIAENAILHSLTMQKKSEDGFSSNAYYTAVMKIPRNLRTMYVHAYQSYVWNTVASKRIELYGLQVTEGDLVITEELPSLNNQDDDFDEDLRDAKFVRARPLTEEDVKSGNFSIADVVLPTPGFDVVYPANKALSDYYVEVMARDEMNPFDMKRKVRDFSLAGSYRHLVQKPTDLEYKIVKYSEDTQQLLNTDLEILNNQKGKENGQKFMKDKLDRFVPEKGGSKNAVILKFQLGVSAYATMALRELMKLESSRRGDMCDVKV
- the DGA1 gene encoding diacylglycerol O-acyltransferase (ancestral locus Anc_8.675), producing the protein MVQCDSEQELRQRFRIDQVELAKPVSGSTTPDTSVPEDDERGKGKPGLLKALREELSSMAHRSDKSRGSEQAQLTEESIVPGYGLPRLDACCSIQTPMRRRFQTAVVAWHVSSFVFLAVLSIYAFSNPFLWLISIPYTIYFLLDRTPGNGGVIRRRSHWFRSLPVWNLYCEYFPIGLVKGTPLQPTYTRKKPSLDDKRSKRSIFNVKSWRLFKRCDNMEATGPRYIFGYHPHGIGALGAFGAFGTEACGWSEKFPGIDVSLMTLVTQFHIPLYREYLMALGISAVSRKNSLKVLEQNHSICIVVGGARESLMSSIGSVHLVLKRRKGFIRLALETGNVCLVPTFGFGETDCYNIFHTGEDSYSRKLQLWIKKNYGFTIPLFYARGLFNYDFGVLPFRKPITVVTGNPIYVKEKIPNPSPEQLDHYHRLYIEELKRLYYDNRQKYGYGDVEMEIAG
- the ESA1 gene encoding NuA4 histone acetyltransferase complex catalytic subunit ESA1 (ancestral locus Anc_8.673), with the protein product MSPDEEKQPGLPRRIDSVEEIIIKCECYVKKDGEERLAEILSINSRRSPPKFYVHYVNFNKRLDEWITADRIDLEKDVIFPRPKTLDDDLNKQKKKKKKTPVPSQERNASSSETPESTDVMDLEDLNVQGIQDEELSREDEIKKLRTSGSMTQNSHEIARVRNINRIIMGKFQIEPWYFSPYPIELTDEDVVYIDDFTLQYFGSKKQYERYRQKCTLRHPPGNEIYRDDYVSFFEIDGRKQRTWCRNLCLLSKLFLDHKTLYYDVDPFLFYCMTRRDELGHHLVGYFSKEKESADGYNVACILTLPQYQRMGYGRLLIEFSYELSKLEGKVGSPEKPLSDLGLLSYRAYWADTLITILVDHGREITIDEISSMTSMTTTDILHTAKTLNILRYYKGQHIIFLNDDIMKRYNQLLSKPRRKINASKLIWKPPVFTASQLRFAW
- the PRP46 gene encoding mRNA splicing protein PRP46 (ancestral locus Anc_8.672); protein product: MGTHDEPSYLDEADEVYVRARWRNQFSNMANLPSHLQAKIDNRKGVLERYDQGTRENGHSLDSQAVVKLDKDLAGAGNRLIRQVYSGDRVEHSLLGRQERLISQRPSWHAPWALARVINGHVGWVRCIEVEPVDNEWFATGSDDTTVKVWDLASGRLKLTLSGHVMAVRDLAISERHPYLFSASEDKTVKCWDLEKNMAIRNYHGHLSGVHTVAVHPTLDLVVSAGRDSVIKLWDIRTRLPVMNLVGHKGPINKIRCLPVDPQVVSCSTDATIRAWDIAAAKCVKILTHHKRSVRDLALHPSEFSMVSACTDDIRSWKLPEGLLLTNFESANTGIINALSVNHDDVLFAGGDDGTLSFYDYKSGHKYQSVRTKQVPGSSESERGILCSSFDRTGLRLITGETDRSIKIWKQNPDATPETHPGIPWNPLLASQRF